DNA sequence from the Methylomonas albis genome:
GCCAGATCACGTGATTAATTCAAGTAAAAATATTGTAGTAAAATGAACGCCAAAACTAACAAGCGGTTCAAACTCGCACACTTCGTGCGCTGGACTCGCTGCTGCGTAGCTCGCCGTTTAGCCGAGCGCTAGGAATCAACAAGAGCCACTCTCAATGCCAGTATCTGCTCCGCACAACAATGAAGTCTTCCGCCTATACAAAGCAAATTCACCATTTGGCGGTCAGCAGTGCTTTGCTGACTACGTGAACCAGTGCCTACGGGAAGGCACCGCGCTCAATGAGCCTTGGTACAGTGCTGCTTCTGAACTAACTGAGCTAATTAATCAATCAACATTAAGTCAAGCAGCGGTCTTGTACCGGGCCACGATTGATGCTTATATCAGTCCATACTTAGTGGGCAATGAAATCGCATACCCAGCGTTTATGTCAACAACGACAGAAGAAGCTTCGGTCCAGAGACACTTTGCGACCTCCTTCCGAAATCTTCCAGCGGCACTATTAAAAATCGAATGCCCGCCTAATTTGCCAGCACTGGACATGGAGACTGATTCCTCCTTTGGCGGCTTCGAGCACGAAATTCTCTTGCCACACGGCTCGCGGTTTGAGGTCGTTAGCATCGAAGAGGTGACCGACAGAAGTTTGATGGCAAGCATAGTCTCGCCAACCTATGTGGATGCATACTCATCGCTTAAAGTCTACGAGTTGAGGTACAAATGTTGATGCCTAACCTGCGCCCAAGTGGGACTCCGCAAAAGCTTCGCCCCTTATCTCCACGTTAAACGGGCAATTTCCGACATTAATCGGCCATTCAGAAACTCACCTCGATAGGCAGCATTTGGCCGGTAGGTTGAGGTCACCAGCGTCTGCTTTATATTCCAGCAGTTCGCAGAATCTGTATTTCACTGAACGACCGGTTTGGAGAAGCTCGATAGACGGGTTTGGGTCGATTGTGACAATTCAACACGTCAAAAAGCTGTCATTCAATACTGGCGCAATTGTATCGAAATCCATGGCCTGGTTTACACCGGAATGGGTGGCTGATTTGAGGAGAAATATGCGCCCAACTTCCCAAGTTGATCATTTACAGCCTCGCACGGATCACAAAAGCACAACATTCACTTGCTTGCCAAACACCTCTTGAACCGTCGGAATCAAGTGATCGTGGTGGCTCAGGAAGATCACTTGGGTTTGTTCTGACAATGCCTTAAGTGCTTTAAACCCTGCTTTTGACCGGACATCATCGTAGTTGATAAATAGATCGTCTGCTATGAAGGGCAACGGCATGGCCTGTTCCAGGTGCATTTCCAGGGCCGCCAGTCGAAGTGCTAAATAAAGCTGGTCTCGTGTGCCGTCGCTCATACCAGATATACCGACCAGCTTGCCATCGGAACGCAGCCCTTCCAACACCATCGGCTCCCGTTCAAAATCCACAATCAGCTTGCTAAACGATCCGGACGTTAATGTCGAAAAGATCGCACCCGCACGTTGCAACAGTGGCCCCTGCTTCTCTTCTCGATAGCGGTCTATCGACCAACGCAGCAAGCGCCCGGCGGTGAAAACTTTTACATAGCGTTCCGCAGTATCCGACATTTGCGCAAGCGCTTCTTGGCGTTGGGCCTCTGCTTGTGTTGCTGCGTCTGATCCACCGATTTCGGACAAAGCCCGTAAGGCGTTTGCATGATCAGCCGAAAGCGTTGTTTGCTGTTGCACGGCATCAGAAAGCTCATCGTTGATGTGTGTAAGTTCAGCGGCGAGCTGAATCAGGTCAGCCGCATCAATCTCCGCTTCGAGTTGTTCCCGTATCAGACCATCTCCACCATTGAGAAGAGTGGCCTTAGCTTCTACCATCTCGGCATTTAGGCGACGTTGCTCGTCAGATCGACCAATTGCTTCATTCAACAAAACCGTTGTGTCGACACCCGCTTTTTCCATTAATGGTTTCAAACTCGCCATGGCGGTTTGACTGGATTCCTTGGCTTCCAATACCTGGCTGTTTGCAATACGCAGGGCTTCGTTGAGCCGGGTACTTTCCGCAACAGACTCGCGGGCTCGATCTAAACGTTTGGCTAATGTGAGAGCAATTTGCTCGGCTGGCTGATCTTTGAGCTCAACGGCAATGATTTGCGCGAGTCGATGTGCTTCAACAGCAAACGCCTTCAGATCAGCCTGCATGGTGTCGATACGCTCGACTTGAATCTGCCGCATCTTTTCTAATTTTTCGGCGATTTGCTCGATGAGTTCAAGGGCGCCTTCCGCCGTGCCACTATCGGTGTCCGGGGATACCTTTAAAGCGTACACTTGCCATTGCTATGCATATTCCGATTGTCTCGTTATGGCCGTAGTGACGCAGTCATAAAGTCGATTTGCTTGCCGAAAAGCCGCCATTCGCCGAACTTAGGAATGGAAAATTCCGCCAGCATCTTCGGTGGCCGGTTTTGGCCGGCTCGAGCCGAAGACAGCTCAAGGTTGCTTGCCAGAAAGCCGACATTCGTTGCAGATAGGGATCAAAAATTCCGTCGGCGTCATCACCGGCCGGTTTTGGCCGATCCAAGGCATTCAAAATCTGACAGGGTTTGAACCGGAACCGGTGGAGACTTTGTTATCGGAACGACTGGCGGTTTTCAACTCGGAATCAGTGGCGGTTTAAACGGAATACGCAAGGAGTACTTAATTTTGCGCACTGCTAGGTTGCCGAGCTAGGAAAGGATGATTTTTATAAATTTTTCCAAAAAATGAGTTTATAGGTTTTTGGTAGAAATACACTGGATCATGCAGAAAACAGCGCTGGTTTTTATAAGGTTCTGATGAAATCTACGCAAAGCACGGGGCGGCGTCATGTCATCCGGCCCGTAAGCCCGGTTTTTAGATGTCCATCAACAGCATAGGTATACCGTAAGTCAGCACGAAATAACTAAACGCATAAATCACGCTGATAGTGGTTGGGTAGCGGAAGAAGGCGCGAAATATATAGCTGACGATGGCGATATACCAAGTGACTAAAAATACCGCGATGCCGATGCCGATTTGTTCGCGGTAGGGGTGATGATTGAGTACCAGCCAATAGTCCAGAGCTTCTCCGCTGACGGCTAAGGTCATAATGAAATTTTCGCAGACGAAAATTGAGGTATACAGCTGGCCGAAGCAGCCCCATTTTTTCTCCATTAGCAATAAAATCGCGACGGAGCCGAAAGCCATGGTGGTACGGCCCAAGACCTCCAGTGTGCCGTCCGCCGGATCGGAGATCAGACCCTCCACGATCATGCCGGAAATCAGATAGAACGCCACGTTTTTCCACATGAAGGAGCTGGGCGGGACTAAATCTGAAGGATTGTTCAGAAACCAGCATGAGGACAAGTATTTCAGTAGTAGATTCATAATCGGCTTTTTGCTCGATAAAAGCAGATTTTATCGACTCGAAAAAACCGTCCATTATAGACCGGCGGTGACCGAATGGGGTGTTGACTTACTGTTTGCGTGAGTGCAATTACTTTAATAAGGTTCGCCCGCCGCAGCCGTTTAAGGATAAGCCGGCCTGCCGTTTTGTCGATTCGTTTGTATAATAGCCCTCCCATTCTCTGCGTATGGCCTGTTAGCGGGCCGACGCTCATGTCCAATCAACCCGCGGAACCTTCCATGATCGAACTAGGTACATTCAACACTTTAACCGTCGTTAGCCAACGAGATAATCAGTATGGATTGGATGCTGGGGAGCTTGGCGAAATTACCCTGGTGGATAAAGATGCACCGGACAATCTAAAGGTGGGTGATACGCTAACAGCTTTTGTCTACGTCGACGGTAAGAATCAAACCATCGCCACTCTGCAAACGCCACTCGCCCAAGTCGATCAAGTGGCTTGGTTAAAATGTGTTTCGCTCAGCCATGCCGGCGCGTTTTTGGCTTGGGGCTTGCCCAAGGATTTGTTGCTGCCGTTCAGCGAACAAAAGGGCAAGATCGTCGAGGGCCGATCTTACCTGGTGCGCCTGTTTTTAGACGAAAACAATCGTATCGCTGCGACGATGATGCTGGATGATTTTATTCAGGACCAAGCGTTTTACTATAAAGAAGGACAAGAGGTGCAGATCATCATTGCCGATGAAACCGATTTGGGCTTTAAAGCGGTGGTGGACAATAAATACTGGGGTGTGTTGTATAAAAACGAGACTTTTCAGCTTTTGCAAAAAGGCCAGGCCTTGACCGCTTACGTCAAAAAAGTGCGTCCGGACAATAAGCTGGATTTGATCTTAAGTCAGGAAAAATATGGTCAGAAAGTTGATGCAACTTCAGAGAAGATTCTGGCCGTACTAGTAAAGCGCGGAGGTTATGTGGCGCTAACCGATAAAAGCGCGCCGGAGATTATTTACGATACCTTTGGCGTTAGTAAAAAAGTCTTCAAGCAAGCGATAGGCGGTTTATACAAACAACGGCGGATTGTGATTGAAGAAGCGGGCATCCGCTTGGTTGAGCAGGCTTAGTTAAGACAATAGCTAGAGACACAACACTTGTGTCTCTGACTGTCGTGAAACCCAGGCAATTAAATCTTGCCGTCCAAACCCATCTGGAAATACTTGTGGGTAATTTTATCCTGGTTTTCTAGCAACCAATCGATGTCCGGCGTGTTGGTCATGGCTTTATGAATGGCTTTGGCCATGGCCTCGCGGTGGATGTTGAACAAAATTTGATGATCCAGATTGTCGTCTTTGATAACGCTGGGATTCAGCCACACCGAGCAAATAATCCCCAAATCGTTGGCCTTTTCCTTGGGAATGTCGCCGGCCCGCACCGCATCCAGCACGCCATTGGCAATCGCCGCCTGTACCGTGCCCATCAAGATATTGGTATAGCGGCTGTTTTTGACGGTGACTTTACTCACCATCAAGGTCACCGGCCTTACTTGAATGTCGGTGTTTAAAATCGCAAATACCCGAGTGTGGCCTTGCACCTGATCACCGGTTAAGGTGGCAATCGCGGTGCCAACCGGTCCGTCCAGCTCGCCGATGATGATTTCCGGTTCCGCTGCCGTGCCGGCCGGGCCGCCCGCTACCAGGGCTTCGCCGGTACGCATAATGATTCTTTCGCTCATGAGGGTCTCTAAATGTATGTTGAGGTTAGTAATTTTTCTGGGGGAGGGGGTATGAGCTAAGCATCACCGCTCAACACCATCGCCCCGTATTCTTCCGGTGTGATTATGCCGCCCAGACTTTTCGCGACGTGACTATCGCAAGCCGGCAACACATCCTGCACCGCATCAATACGCTTCCATTGCGGTAACGGAGTGTCTTGATCGGCTTGCGGCACGCATTTCGAGCTGGCAACCCGGCTCATCCGGTGGATATAACGCGGACAGTTGATGAATATCTCGCTAATCGCCACCCGCACGATCAGCTCCGCGCCAGGGTAATCCACCAGCAACGGATCGTTGGCTTCAATGCGGGCATCGCCATGCACCCGAATCCGGTGCGGCGTTTCGAAGTCGATAAACAACATGCCGATCTTAGAATTGCCGTTGATATTGCCCATCGACAAAAACATGCCGTTGCCGTCGTAACTCGGAAACGCCAGTTCCAGCGGATTAACCACCTTCACCAAGCCGGGATTGCCGCCCTTGTAAGAGCAAGTCGGGTAACCGCGCTGGTCTATCGTGGTCAGAAAGAAAAAATCCCGGCTCTCGATAAATGGCTGATGCTGCTCGCTTACCTGCTGTTCAACAATGATTTGTTCCAATCTGTCAGCTAGATTAAGGGTGTCGTGCTGTTCTTGCAATTGGCGGTGCTGCGGGCTGTAAAAGTCGCTCATGGGTGGCGCTCCTGGTTGGGTGGTGCGGCGATTCTAACAGGAATGGCGAGAAGGCAGATTTACGATTGGATGACGAGGGCGCTGGGCTGCGTTTCCAAAACCGCGTGGGCACAAAAACCGTGCCCACCCTACGTCTGGCGAAGGGTTTGCTCCCGTATGCCGCGCCGAGCACCGCAGCTTTTGAACGGATAAGCCCGTTAGGGGCGATGCAGGGATGCATCGCGTTGACGAAGGGGCAGGAAGCCCCTTTCGGCAACCCCGTTCAAAAGCGAGGAGCGCAGGAATCAAGCGGCATCCGGGTCGCCTTTTCTTTGGATACTTTCTTTTGGCGACGCAAAAGAAAGTATCTCGGTTGTCGGTCCGAGAACCGACATTTAAAACTCGTCGCGATAGCGACACAAAACCCGAACCCCGCGTGGGCACAAAAAACCGTGCCCACCCTTGTATGATGAATTTTAACAACCGATGGCGCAGAAAAACCGATTAAGCTGTCATTGTTCATTGGGAGGCCGTCCCACCCTGAGGACTGGTAGTTTACCAGAGCCTGTCTAGTAGATTGGCCCCCGCCCTATTCACCCATACCGTGGAGTATCCGAGGCTTAGCGCCTGCATACACAAGGATGGTAGGTGCATGTGCAGGGTCGGGAACCGTTGAATAGTGTACTTCCCTTTAACTGTATTCAAAAACGATTATGACCAATAGCCCCGTCAACACCGCCACTCAATCCACTTCTCGCCTGTTTGCCGGCGTGGATGTGGGGGCCGATGAATTGGTATTGGTGATCCGCAAGAACGGCAAGCCGTTCGATCCGCAAAAATATGCCAATACCCGTAGCGGCCGTACTCGTCTGGTGAATAAACTGATCAAATTATCCGGCATCAAGGTCTGCCTGGAAGCCACCGGCATTTACCATTTCGATCTGGCGATTGCGCTGCATGACGCCGGTATTCCGGTGATGGTGGTCAATCCCAAGGCCTCGCATAACTTCGCCAAGGTGTTGATGAAAAACAGTAAAACCGACGCCGTCGATGCCAACACCCTGGCCGAATACGTCGAGCGTATGGATTTCGTCGCCTGGACTCGTCCTTCGAATCAATCGCTGGCTTTGCGCGGCTATGCTCGCCGTATCGACGCACTGACCGGTCAGAAAGCCGCCGCGAAAAATCATCTGCATGCGCTGAGTGCGACAGAGGAAACTCCGAAGGCCTTGCTGCGCGATGCCAAGCTGGCGATCAGTCAATTGGAAAAACGCATCGATACCCTGGCTGCCGAAGCGATGCACTTGATCAACGATCATCAGACGCTCAAACGGGTTTTTGAATTACTGACCGGCATCAAGGGCATTGCCCAAACCAGCACCATTGCCTTGATGGGCGAGCTGCTGTTATTGCCGCCCAATCTGTCGCATCGCGAATGGGTCAAATTTGCCGGACTCGATCCCAAGGCGTTTGAATCCGGCAAAAGCGTACACAAGAAAATGCGGCTATCCAAGGCCGGCAACCGGCATATTCGCTCCGCGTTGTATATGCCGGCTTTGAGCGCCAAACAGCATGATCCGCATGTGCGGGCGTATTTCCAGCACCTGATCGACAACGGCAAGAAACCTTTGCAAGCCGTCTGCGCCGTCATGCGTAAATTACTGCATGCGATCCATGGCATGTTGACGCACGATCAACCGTTCGATAACACACGGTTTTATGCCATCCCTGAATCGATCATCGCTGAGTAAAAGATGATGAAATTTGTTGCTTTTGAACAGAGTATCTACGCAATTGGATTTTTAAGATATTCCGGCGTAATTCTTCTTAAAAAATACTCTCTTAATTGCTCAAGAGACCGGAAGCCTGGCAAGACTGCATCAATCACAATATCAATCGGCAAATAGCGAAATGAACCTGATCGAGAGTGATAAAATCCAATTGAATTCATCTCAAAACCATCATTTTTTTCATCGAGAAGCAGCGCATAACTAATCAACTGGTATAAGTGGAGTGTTGTGATTTTTTTTATAGAAGTTTTAATTTCCGTAAGAACTATATATTCTCCAACTTTAATCACGCAATCGAAGTCGGCGCCGCCAACATAGATAGAATTTTTCAGGGCTTGGTTAAATACTATAAACTCAGATTGATACAGGGCACTGTTGCGGTTGTTTTTCTCATCAATGAATATTTGGATTATTTTTGAGAGATCATTTAAATATTGATGACCACCAAGCTGAGTTACGAATTCACCAATCAAATAGTTTGTTGTTTTCTCCTTAAGGGTTTTACCTTCAGTAGCTCTGATAATTTCTTTTTGTTCTGGCGTGAAACCAGGTATCAACTCTGTTTCAAACACTTCTGGTAATCTAAATGCTCTATACGAATGATCTAAAATAGACAATGCGGTCGCTGCATAAATTGCCGTTTGACTTGCCCCGTTTCGGCCATCTAATCCTTTTTTACCTATTTTGAATAAATTTTGTGAATGGTAAACATGTGGCTGATTAAGATAACTTTTTGGTTTTAGTTTATATCTTTGCACAACTTCTGCGGCAATGGTAGCAGCAATATTTAATTTATTTCCATTAGCAGTATATCGAATTAAATAATCGACAGTCGTACCAATCCATGCATAAACAATAGCTGACGAATGAGGAGTTTCCGGGAGTATTAAAGGAGTGTCGCTTTGTAATAATTTAAGACAATCGTGTAATCCACTTTTTAATTCGTGCTCAGCAAAGAATTTTCTTATCAGACTGTTTTTCTTTGCAAGTTCTCTGGTTAAAGACATATAACTCGATTTAAAGTTTAACTTTAGTCAATCTTGTCTATTTCTTAACATTCCCCCCATGCAACCCACATTCCTTCTTCGCCGCATCCTCCCACCACCAGCGCCCGGCGCGTTCATGCTGATTCGGTAAAACCGGCCGGGTGCAAGGCTCGCAGCCGATGCTGATGTAGCCGTGCTGGTGTAGTTCGTTAAACGGCACCTGATACGCCTCGATGTAATCCCATACTTGCGCTGATGACCAGTTCAGCAGCGGGTTGAATTTGATGAGCTGTTTGCCGGGGCCGGAAAAGCCGGCATCCAATTGTACTTCCGGGATGTCGCCCCGGGTGTCCAGGCTTTGGTCTTTGCGTTGGCCGGTGATCCAAGCGTCCAGCGTCGCCAGCTTGCGTTTTAAAGGTTCCACTTTACGGATACCGCAGCATTGTTGGTGGCTGTCTTCGTAGAAGCTAAACAAGCCTTTTTCTTTCACAAAGGCATCAAGCGCTTCGCGATCCGGACTCAATATGTCGATGCTAATGCCGTAATGCTTACGCACTTGTTCGATAAAGCGGTAGGTTTCCGGATGTAGGCGGCCGGTGTCCAGCGAAAACACTTGAATGTCTTTTCTGATCTGCAAGGCCATGTCGATCAGCACGACGTCTTCGGCACCGCTGAAGGAGATGGCAATGTTATCGAATTGAGCCAATGCGGCCTTTAAGATGGTGCGCGGATTTTTGCCTTGCAACTCGGTTTGGGCGGTGCTTAAGTCGAATTCAGTCATGGATTTAGCTCTGGGCAAAGTAGCGGGATAAATACTCGTCAAAGTCCAACTTGTCGTTGGCTTCGATGTCGGCTTGTTTTTGCAACGATGCGGCAGCCATGTCCTCGAACTGCCGTTGCGTTTCATCGTCCAGTGGTTCGGCGTTGAAATAATGCTTGTGTAAGGC
Encoded proteins:
- a CDS encoding ATP-binding protein produces the protein MYALKVSPDTDSGTAEGALELIEQIAEKLEKMRQIQVERIDTMQADLKAFAVEAHRLAQIIAVELKDQPAEQIALTLAKRLDRARESVAESTRLNEALRIANSQVLEAKESSQTAMASLKPLMEKAGVDTTVLLNEAIGRSDEQRRLNAEMVEAKATLLNGGDGLIREQLEAEIDAADLIQLAAELTHINDELSDAVQQQTTLSADHANALRALSEIGGSDAATQAEAQRQEALAQMSDTAERYVKVFTAGRLLRWSIDRYREEKQGPLLQRAGAIFSTLTSGSFSKLIVDFEREPMVLEGLRSDGKLVGISGMSDGTRDQLYLALRLAALEMHLEQAMPLPFIADDLFINYDDVRSKAGFKALKALSEQTQVIFLSHHDHLIPTVQEVFGKQVNVVLL
- a CDS encoding pyridoxamine 5'-phosphate oxidase family protein, with translation MSDFYSPQHRQLQEQHDTLNLADRLEQIIVEQQVSEQHQPFIESRDFFFLTTIDQRGYPTCSYKGGNPGLVKVVNPLELAFPSYDGNGMFLSMGNINGNSKIGMLFIDFETPHRIRVHGDARIEANDPLLVDYPGAELIVRVAISEIFINCPRYIHRMSRVASSKCVPQADQDTPLPQWKRIDAVQDVLPACDSHVAKSLGGIITPEEYGAMVLSGDA
- a CDS encoding IS110 family RNA-guided transposase; translation: MTNSPVNTATQSTSRLFAGVDVGADELVLVIRKNGKPFDPQKYANTRSGRTRLVNKLIKLSGIKVCLEATGIYHFDLAIALHDAGIPVMVVNPKASHNFAKVLMKNSKTDAVDANTLAEYVERMDFVAWTRPSNQSLALRGYARRIDALTGQKAAAKNHLHALSATEETPKALLRDAKLAISQLEKRIDTLAAEAMHLINDHQTLKRVFELLTGIKGIAQTSTIALMGELLLLPPNLSHREWVKFAGLDPKAFESGKSVHKKMRLSKAGNRHIRSALYMPALSAKQHDPHVRAYFQHLIDNGKKPLQAVCAVMRKLLHAIHGMLTHDQPFDNTRFYAIPESIIAE
- a CDS encoding phosphoadenylyl-sulfate reductase → MTEFDLSTAQTELQGKNPRTILKAALAQFDNIAISFSGAEDVVLIDMALQIRKDIQVFSLDTGRLHPETYRFIEQVRKHYGISIDILSPDREALDAFVKEKGLFSFYEDSHQQCCGIRKVEPLKRKLATLDAWITGQRKDQSLDTRGDIPEVQLDAGFSGPGKQLIKFNPLLNWSSAQVWDYIEAYQVPFNELHQHGYISIGCEPCTRPVLPNQHERAGRWWWEDAAKKECGLHGGNVKK
- the fae gene encoding formaldehyde-activating enzyme; translated protein: MSERIIMRTGEALVAGGPAGTAAEPEIIIGELDGPVGTAIATLTGDQVQGHTRVFAILNTDIQVRPVTLMVSKVTVKNSRYTNILMGTVQAAIANGVLDAVRAGDIPKEKANDLGIICSVWLNPSVIKDDNLDHQILFNIHREAMAKAIHKAMTNTPDIDWLLENQDKITHKYFQMGLDGKI
- a CDS encoding CvfB family protein → MSNQPAEPSMIELGTFNTLTVVSQRDNQYGLDAGELGEITLVDKDAPDNLKVGDTLTAFVYVDGKNQTIATLQTPLAQVDQVAWLKCVSLSHAGAFLAWGLPKDLLLPFSEQKGKIVEGRSYLVRLFLDENNRIAATMMLDDFIQDQAFYYKEGQEVQIIIADETDLGFKAVVDNKYWGVLYKNETFQLLQKGQALTAYVKKVRPDNKLDLILSQEKYGQKVDATSEKILAVLVKRGGYVALTDKSAPEIIYDTFGVSKKVFKQAIGGLYKQRRIVIEEAGIRLVEQA
- a CDS encoding ADP-ribosyltransferase — encoded protein: MPVSAPHNNEVFRLYKANSPFGGQQCFADYVNQCLREGTALNEPWYSAASELTELINQSTLSQAAVLYRATIDAYISPYLVGNEIAYPAFMSTTTEEASVQRHFATSFRNLPAALLKIECPPNLPALDMETDSSFGGFEHEILLPHGSRFEVVSIEEVTDRSLMASIVSPTYVDAYSSLKVYELRYKC